A window of Salvia splendens isolate huo1 chromosome 8, SspV2, whole genome shotgun sequence genomic DNA:
cataattaaattcataagtgaccgaatttcgtccaaatggACGATGAAAGGgtgtatttatatataattttggaattaattttttttaaatttcaaaaaaaaataaaaaaacagtaataaatgactatatttttgggaatacaaaaatatatattttttaatttttggtattattttcgattttttaaaaaaaaagaaaaagaagaaaatgacaacggccaatagaaacgtgccacgtcgccctgccagcggcaagagTGCAACGACGGAAAAGCGTGTCCTTACCGCTGGCACAGATGGACGGACGGACAATtcccaccgctgcggatgcaaGGGAATTCAACGTGTCCGAATGTTTCAATTTTCCATTGCCACTAGGGAGAGTTTTTTTGTCCATgtctttttaattgtttttaaaatAGGCACTAAGCAGTGGTTTTGTTAGATAATTAACAAAACTTTTCCTGCAAAAAAACAATTAACAAAACCATTCAACCAACCAAAGCGGAGAATCCAAATCCAACAAGAAATCAAATTCCTTTGGGTTCAAAACActtgtatgatttgggaagagcTTAGATTATCTCATATTGATtggattgaattgaattgaatggaGCAGGATGGATGCATATTGTCTGACCAAGTACGCACCAACGGCCGCACAACGACGGCGACACTTTCCACCGCCGGTCAACTCCAGTGGGACTACCACCGGCTGGACATCGAGAAGCAGGTATTAGGTTTCTCCGTCGACGGATTGAAGATCAAATTTAGAGCGGTTGTGGAAGCCGAAGCTGGAATCTGCTGCTGCACTAGTAAATCCGCCCTGATTAGGAAGACCTTCACGCTGGAGTTATTATCGAATGATTCTCTTCGAATCTGGACTGAAAAACTTCAGGATTATCTGGATTCACTAGGTAATCACAACACTTATGCTGTAATTTGGATGGTAGGAATTTCAATTTCATCAGCCTTGGACGAAATACGTCTGTTATTCATGTTCCAATTTTGCGTGTTTTGGATTCAGGCAGGCCGAAACGGCTGTTTGTATTTGTGAATCCCTACGGAGGGAAGAAATCGGCGTCGAAGATTTTTCAAAATGACGTGAAGCCCTTACTCGATGATGCGAGCGTGGAGTATACCGTACAAGGTAGGCGTTCGTCTCTTTTCCTTCTCTGTTTGCAGTCGATGAGTTTGAAAAATGGATGGTTGTTGATGTGTTGGGGTTTATGATGATATTTAGAAACCAAACACCAGTTGCACGCTAAGGAAGTCGTTCAGACGCTGGATCTGGCAAAATTTGATGGGATTGTTTGCGTtagtggagatggagttctagTGGAGGTAGGCCGGTATTTATAGCGGCATATATACTTATTTTGTTATTCATGAACTTTTGTAATGCAACTACCTACccagattaagaaattgtggtTTTCTTTCTGATTTATTTCGatgatatattaaataaaatcctCAAACTGTGAATCCTCAAACTacatacatcaatttatttattgatcaatttTCAGTCTCCAATTAGAAGTAACGAACAATGTCTTAAATTGTCCACTTTGTTAACACATTCGGGTTCTAGTAGGTGCTAAATGGACTGCTCATTAGGGAGGACTGGGAGAAGGCAATAAGGATACCTCTTGGAGCAGTACCTGCAGGTCTGACTCATTTTAGATTAGTTTATGTTTTACCATAGATAAAGACAATAGCTCTATGTTTACGAGTTCAAAATTCGAACTTGATACGATACAATATCCAGGAACTGGAAATGGCATGGCAAAGTCGCTTCTAGATTCACATGGTGAACCATGTGCAGCATCTAATGCTGCTCTTTTTATTATTCGAGGTAGATTGTATTCTCATTTAATTCATTGCCAgtgttttgaaatttttttttgaaactacTGTAAGTAAGTTCTTGCTTGCAAATTGCAGGGCATAAGTGCTCACTGGATATAGCTACTATATCACAAGGGGAAACTAGATTTTTTAGCATGTTAATGCTGGCATGGGGTATGTGATTATCAATCTATTGGAGCACTAGTCTCAACAGCTCAATTTATGTTCATTTCTAAGTCATATACTAATTACTTTAACTTAGTCAACCGAGTTGTTGGTCATGATTATGCAATATGTTAGTGGTAATGTATGGATAATGCATGTGATCATCAATCTTTTGGAGCACTAGTCTCAAGTCTCAACAGCTTAAATTATGTTCAGATTTCTAAGTCATATAGATAACTACTTTAACGTAGTCAACCAAGTTGTTGGTCATGATTATAAAATATGCTAGTGGtaatgtatgaattttggggtaaatcAATACAGGTCTTGTGGCTGATATTGATATTGAGTCTGAGAAATACAGAT
This region includes:
- the LOC121745176 gene encoding sphingosine kinase 1-like; translated protein: MEQDGCILSDQVRTNGRTTTATLSTAGQLQWDYHRLDIEKQVLGFSVDGLKIKFRAVVEAEAGICCCTSKSALIRKTFTLELLSNDSLRIWTEKLQDYLDSLGRPKRLFVFVNPYGGKKSASKIFQNDVKPLLDDASVEYTVQETKHQLHAKEVVQTLDLAKFDGIVCVSGDGVLVEVLNGLLIREDWEKAIRIPLGAVPAGTGNGMAKSLLDSHGEPCAASNAALFIIRGHKCSLDIATISQGETRFFSMLMLAWGLVADIDIESEKYRWMGSARLDFYGLQRIFGLRRYNGNIIFVPAPGYESYGEPLDLEKNIIIDDESAIKSEDGLVRDPAYGYQGPKVDIKSLNWRMIDGPFVSVWLHNVPWGAEDTKAAPDAEFSDGCLDLIMIKETPKLPLLKLMTELNSGGHVKSPYVSYLKVKAFILQPGPRTDDPTKAGIIDVDGEVLARGSGAYKCEEDTLMRYDRLLIRVDQGLATLFTPH